In the genome of Amaranthus tricolor cultivar Red isolate AtriRed21 chromosome 15, ASM2621246v1, whole genome shotgun sequence, one region contains:
- the LOC130800620 gene encoding E3 ubiquitin-protein ligase DIS1-like, translating to MATGSPYFDELRGKPEVIDPPLSDDTIDVVEHVMDPSQSASKTNLTVSSSVNELLECPVCLTAMYPPIHQCSNGHTICSGCKPRVHNRCPTCRHELGNIRCLALEKVAASLELPCKYQSFGCIGIYPYYSKLKHESQCSFRPYNCPYAGSECTVIGDIPYLVAHLKDDHKVDMHNGSTFNHRYVKSNPQEVENATWMLTVFSCFGQYFCLHFEAFQLGLAPVYIAFLRFMGDDNDAKNYTYSLEVGGNGRKLSWQGVPRSIRDSHRKVRDSFDGLIIQRNMALFFSGGDRKELKLRVTGRIWKEQ from the exons ATGGCAACTGGAAGTCCATATTTTGATGAGCTTAGGGGAAAACCTGAAGTTATTGATCCTCCCTTGAGTGATGATACCATTGATGTTGTTGAGCATGTGATGGATCCTTCGCAAAGTGCttcaaaaacaaatttaacTGTATCAAGCAGTGTCAATGAGCTACTGGAGTGCCCAGTATGCCTAACTGCTATGTATCCTCCAATCCACCAG TGTTCAAATGGCCACACAATATGTTCTGGTTGCAAGCCCAGGGTGCATAACCGGTGCCCAACTTGCAGACATGAGCTTGGTAATATTAGATGCCTTGCCTTGGAGAAGGTGGCTGCATCCCTTGAACTTCCatgtaaatatcaaagtttcgGATGCATTGGCATATATCCGTACTATAGCAAGCTAAAGCATGAATCCCAATGTTCTTTTCGACCCTATAACTGTCCTTATGCTGGATCAGAATGCACCGTCATTGGGGATATCCCATACCTGGTTGCCCACCTTAAGGATGATCATAAAGTTGACATGCACAATGGAAGCACATTTAACCATCGCTATGTGAAGTCAAATCCTCAGGAAGTTGAAAATGCTACTTGGATGCTTACA GTTTTCAGCTGCTTTGGGCAATACTTCTGCCTTCATTTTGAAGCGTTCCAGCTCGGTTTGGCTCCTGTTTACATTGCTTTCTTGCGATTCATGGGGGATGACAATGATgcaaagaattacacttacagcCTTGAGGTAGGAGGAAATGGAAGAAAGTTGAGTTGGCAAGGTGTGCCTAGGAGCATTAGGGATAGCCATCGTAAAGTGCGTGACAGCTTTGATGGGCTCATAATCCAGCGAAATATGGCCCTTTTCTTTTCGGGTGGTGATCGGAAGGAGTTGAAACTGAGGGTGACCGGAAGAATTTGGAAAGAACAGTGA